From a single Asticcacaulis sp. MM231 genomic region:
- a CDS encoding ATP-binding cassette domain-containing protein: MADVALSLEGIFKRYGDFEAVRDLSFAVKRGTICGFLGPNGAGKTSSVRMMLGLSEPTAGQITVLGGTAAKALDRIGFMPEERGLYRKMTPVDVIVFLAGLKGVKASVARKRGKEMLEAQGLGPFMNKQIRSLSKGMSQKVQLISCLVHEPELVILDEPFSGLDPVNQQGLETVIRDLAKRGATVLFSTHVMQHAERLCEKVVLLTKGQKVFEGSLKEARAAAPRHLDLEGALSAAELMALPGVASVSDMGATENGAHLWQCRLYTGQSAHEALKAAFLRGLDVRRFEAKEPSLHEAFIVLTGGEAHA, translated from the coding sequence ATGGCGGATGTGGCACTGAGCCTTGAAGGCATTTTCAAACGGTATGGCGATTTCGAAGCCGTGCGCGATCTCAGTTTCGCGGTGAAGCGCGGCACGATCTGCGGATTCCTGGGGCCCAATGGCGCCGGCAAGACCTCCAGCGTGCGGATGATGCTGGGCCTGTCCGAACCGACCGCCGGCCAGATCACCGTGCTGGGCGGGACAGCGGCTAAGGCGCTCGACCGCATCGGCTTCATGCCGGAGGAGCGCGGGCTCTACCGCAAGATGACGCCGGTCGATGTGATCGTCTTTCTGGCCGGCCTCAAGGGCGTGAAGGCCTCGGTGGCGCGCAAACGCGGCAAGGAGATGCTGGAGGCGCAAGGGCTTGGCCCCTTCATGAACAAGCAGATTCGCTCGCTCTCCAAGGGCATGTCGCAGAAGGTGCAGCTTATTTCCTGCCTGGTGCACGAGCCGGAACTGGTCATCCTCGATGAGCCGTTTTCGGGGCTCGATCCGGTCAATCAGCAGGGGCTGGAGACGGTGATCCGCGATCTGGCCAAGCGTGGGGCTACGGTGCTGTTCTCCACCCACGTCATGCAGCACGCCGAGCGCCTGTGCGAGAAAGTGGTGCTGCTGACCAAGGGCCAGAAGGTGTTTGAAGGCAGCCTGAAAGAGGCGCGGGCGGCGGCGCCGCGGCATCTCGATCTCGAAGGCGCCTTGAGCGCGGCCGAGCTGATGGCCCTGCCGGGGGTCGCGTCGGTGAGCGATATGGGGGCGACCGAAAACGGCGCGCACCTGTGGCAGTGCCGGCTGTATACGGGGCAATCGGCGCATGAGGCGCTGAAGGCAGCCTTCCTGCGCGGGCTCGATGTGCGGCGCTTTGAGGCGAAGGAGCCGAGCCTGCACGAAGCGTTTATAGTTTTGACGGGAGGCGAAGCCCATGCGTAA
- a CDS encoding ABC transporter permease: MRNTFLIAQREYLAFVRTVGFWLSLFTVPLLIGAVILVPLLLAQTSPVKTMSVAVLDLSGEGLEPELRAMVQAKADAASAPDDALARMAARMAHQNEVRLVALPAGLTPVMSRAEAAAKIPGLLSEDSGKPSTILLAYDEGEKLHFDIWSVPSQAGNLKDMIEWDLHGLQYQKVARLNGVDAKLAHDMREARADIASLTPQPAAGAAKSPISDRGAGFIGFMLGFATWMTIFSSSMILLGGVIEEKSSKVLEVLLASTSTESLLIGKVLGVAMVLLTVGGIWGCASLLLGTYGLSSIPPHVISDIKAAAGGLLSPLHLGLLAVYFVFGYLMYGVSFAAIGAFCETQKDAQAVMGPVMMVLMIPMLCMQAALQVPDSPIIRWLSYVPIFTPFLMPLRLAQPLPLWEIAVTLGGMVIVGGFMIVVGRKAFKQGALTGGKLTWGTLFRIATQKPAA, encoded by the coding sequence ATGCGTAATACCTTCCTGATCGCCCAGCGCGAATATCTCGCCTTTGTCCGCACGGTCGGGTTCTGGCTGTCGCTGTTCACCGTGCCGCTGCTGATCGGCGCGGTGATCCTGGTGCCGCTGTTGCTGGCCCAGACCTCGCCGGTCAAAACCATGTCGGTGGCGGTGCTTGATCTGAGCGGCGAGGGGCTTGAGCCTGAGTTGCGCGCCATGGTGCAGGCCAAGGCGGACGCGGCATCGGCCCCTGATGATGCGCTGGCCCGGATGGCGGCGCGGATGGCGCATCAGAATGAGGTCAGGCTTGTGGCCTTGCCGGCCGGTCTGACGCCGGTTATGTCGCGCGCTGAGGCGGCGGCGAAGATACCGGGCCTGCTGTCGGAGGACAGTGGCAAGCCGTCGACGATCCTGCTGGCCTATGATGAAGGCGAGAAGCTGCATTTCGATATCTGGTCGGTGCCGTCGCAGGCGGGTAACCTGAAAGATATGATCGAATGGGACCTGCACGGCCTGCAATATCAAAAAGTGGCGCGGCTGAATGGCGTCGATGCGAAACTGGCGCATGATATGCGTGAAGCGCGCGCTGACATCGCAAGCCTGACACCGCAGCCGGCGGCGGGTGCGGCCAAAAGCCCCATAAGCGACAGGGGCGCCGGCTTCATCGGCTTTATGCTGGGTTTCGCGACCTGGATGACCATCTTTTCCTCGTCGATGATCCTTCTGGGCGGGGTGATCGAGGAGAAGTCGAGCAAGGTGCTGGAAGTGCTGCTGGCCTCGACCTCGACCGAAAGCCTGCTGATCGGCAAGGTGCTGGGCGTCGCCATGGTGCTGCTGACCGTCGGCGGCATATGGGGCTGCGCCAGCCTGCTGCTGGGCACCTATGGCCTTAGTTCGATCCCGCCGCACGTCATCAGCGATATCAAGGCGGCGGCCGGCGGGCTGTTGTCGCCGCTGCATCTGGGACTGCTGGCGGTCTATTTCGTCTTTGGTTATCTGATGTATGGCGTGTCGTTCGCGGCGATTGGCGCCTTCTGCGAAACCCAGAAGGACGCGCAGGCGGTGATGGGGCCGGTCATGATGGTGCTGATGATCCCGATGCTGTGCATGCAGGCGGCCCTGCAGGTGCCGGATTCGCCGATTATCCGCTGGCTGAGCTATGTGCCGATTTTCACGCCGTTCCTGATGCCGCTGCGTCTGGCGCAGCCCCTGCCGCTGTGGGAGATCGCGGTGACGCTGGGCGGCATGGTGATCGTCGGAGGGTTCATGATCGTGGTCGGGCGCAAGGCCTTCAAGCAGGGCGCGCTGACCGGCGGCAAGCTGACCTGGGGCACCTTGTTCCGGATTGCAACGCAGAAGCCGGCGGCTTAG
- a CDS encoding dienelactone hydrolase family protein, with protein MRVWALFVLLLGFPSVSAAGSNFTRLNTPGPHAVGLKVVEQYDYARSYRGTYDPLTGKPLTGEQARPIQTLIWYPASKAIKQAMTVGDYLKISASDDDFERTAAERAALESKSAADATSDLSPERAKAELAAMMQAHRDATPAPGKFPVVIYAPSFSASAIENADLCEYLASHGYVVIASPSVGPASRAMTEDLEGAETQAADIEFLMGYAHTLPQADTSHVAVAGYSWGGLANVLAAAKDSRINALVSLDGSARAYPNILKQAAYVTETRSTAPLLFVASPPADFEELPPIAPNYETSPLNHMKYADVYFVKLAPMDHWNFNTMFGQRLLGEKDYGEYSQTELSTATAWMETYVLRFLNAYLKDDAEGRAFLDLPAVKTGAPAHMLTTRVTHSQGMPLTRVAFAAELNRQGFDKASDVFKSFKTRDPAFTFTDEELLNWGHQMMEKGDLVAAIGLLRLDTEVHPDKWLAFDILGEAYSKHGDKDLAIAAYRQSLVLKPDNANAVERLKGLGV; from the coding sequence ATGCGCGTGTGGGCTTTGTTCGTACTGCTTCTCGGCTTTCCATCCGTATCGGCCGCCGGATCGAACTTTACGCGGCTGAATACGCCAGGCCCGCACGCGGTTGGGTTGAAGGTGGTCGAGCAATACGACTATGCGCGCAGCTATCGCGGAACCTATGATCCTCTTACCGGCAAGCCTCTGACCGGAGAGCAGGCGCGTCCGATCCAGACCTTGATCTGGTATCCCGCCAGCAAGGCCATCAAGCAAGCTATGACGGTGGGCGACTATCTCAAAATCTCCGCCAGCGACGATGATTTCGAGCGCACCGCAGCCGAGCGCGCGGCTCTGGAAAGCAAGTCTGCGGCGGATGCCACCAGCGACCTGTCACCGGAGCGTGCCAAGGCGGAGCTGGCGGCAATGATGCAGGCTCATCGTGACGCCACGCCGGCGCCTGGCAAGTTCCCTGTGGTCATTTACGCGCCCAGCTTCAGTGCCAGCGCGATCGAGAATGCCGACCTGTGCGAATACCTGGCCAGTCACGGATATGTTGTCATCGCCAGCCCCAGCGTCGGCCCGGCATCGCGTGCCATGACGGAAGACCTGGAAGGCGCCGAAACTCAGGCTGCGGACATCGAGTTTTTGATGGGTTACGCGCATACTCTGCCGCAGGCGGATACAAGCCATGTGGCCGTGGCGGGTTATAGCTGGGGTGGTTTGGCCAATGTGCTCGCTGCGGCCAAGGACAGCCGCATAAACGCCCTGGTCTCCCTTGATGGTTCGGCCCGCGCTTATCCCAATATCCTCAAGCAGGCGGCCTATGTCACCGAAACGCGAAGCACAGCTCCGCTACTCTTTGTCGCGTCTCCGCCAGCCGATTTCGAGGAATTGCCGCCGATAGCTCCCAATTATGAAACCAGCCCCCTCAATCATATGAAGTACGCGGACGTGTACTTTGTAAAACTGGCGCCGATGGATCACTGGAACTTCAACACGATGTTCGGCCAGCGCCTGCTGGGTGAAAAGGATTATGGCGAGTACAGCCAGACCGAGCTCTCAACCGCCACGGCCTGGATGGAGACCTACGTCCTGCGATTCCTGAACGCTTACCTTAAGGATGACGCCGAAGGCCGGGCCTTCCTTGATCTGCCGGCGGTGAAGACCGGAGCGCCGGCTCACATGCTGACGACCCGCGTGACCCACAGCCAGGGCATGCCGCTCACGCGCGTCGCCTTTGCCGCCGAACTTAACCGCCAGGGTTTCGACAAGGCATCGGACGTCTTTAAAAGCTTCAAAACCCGCGATCCGGCGTTTACGTTCACCGACGAAGAACTGCTCAATTGGGGACACCAAATGATGGAAAAGGGTGATCTCGTCGCGGCCATCGGGTTGCTGCGTCTGGATACCGAAGTGCATCCCGATAAGTGGCTTGCCTTCGACATTTTAGGTGAGGCTTACAGTAAGCACGGAGACAAGGATCTGGCGATTGCCGCTTATCGCCAATCGCTGGTGCTAAAGCCTGATAACGCCAATGCGGTCGAGCGCCTGAAGGGCCTTGGTGTGTAA
- a CDS encoding polysaccharide biosynthesis/export family protein yields MLTRRALLTTGIGFAFGGSLIAQGVRASSQMPEASDIRFATWSDDEPPYLLFPGDKLEISVPGAPELSRQTQVGPDGRITLGLIGQVMAAFRSVPQLQDDIERGYAQILRNPQVMVYPGETAPMRVLVGGEVKNPGWVDMQGDMDALQAMLAAGGFTHGAKGHQVLLIRRGRDGQAMRRIIDLQTPLKGRASQMTALRRFDIIYVPRTHIAEAGVFMEQWVNNVIPGGIMNYFTYKTFGSN; encoded by the coding sequence ATGCTCACACGCCGCGCACTTCTCACCACGGGCATCGGTTTCGCGTTCGGCGGCAGCCTGATCGCTCAAGGCGTGCGCGCCAGCAGCCAGATGCCGGAAGCGTCGGATATCCGCTTCGCCACGTGGAGCGATGACGAGCCCCCTTACCTGCTCTTCCCCGGCGACAAGCTGGAAATCAGCGTGCCCGGCGCGCCGGAACTAAGCCGCCAGACCCAGGTCGGGCCCGATGGCCGCATCACGCTTGGCCTGATCGGTCAGGTGATGGCGGCGTTTCGCAGCGTGCCGCAGCTTCAGGACGACATCGAACGCGGCTATGCGCAGATCCTGCGCAATCCGCAGGTCATGGTCTATCCGGGCGAGACGGCGCCGATGCGCGTGCTCGTCGGTGGGGAGGTCAAGAATCCGGGCTGGGTCGATATGCAGGGCGATATGGACGCACTGCAGGCCATGCTGGCGGCGGGCGGTTTCACCCACGGCGCCAAGGGGCATCAGGTCTTGCTGATCCGGCGGGGCCGTGACGGCCAGGCCATGCGGCGCATCATCGATCTGCAAACGCCGCTCAAGGGGCGCGCCAGCCAGATGACGGCGCTGCGTCGTTTTGATATTATCTATGTCCCGCGCACCCATATCGCGGAAGCGGGTGTCTTCATGGAGCAGTGGGTCAACAATGTGATCCCCGGCGGCATCATGAACTATTTCACCTACAAGACGTTCGGCAGCAATTAA
- a CDS encoding Wzz/FepE/Etk N-terminal domain-containing protein, protein MHTEDVWDDDDGKVVPLRQRHAGILRRQRTSMAAEAGKSGGNRIMQLGLGDIIALLLRELWLMALVFGVLFGLGVAVAFSMSSSYTAGASLLMQLGKNYVYEPVAGDAARGATATIDQVVQSEVEILNSTELKRRVINKLGFKIILPSAPGYWNPRNDADKAAAEAAALKVMQGGFEATTAPQNNVVRLTFKHEDAQAASLILNTLIDEYQSYRQEVYTDSTGPVLQRQKEAFDQRLAEADNAYRAFLAQNGVGDYDTAKATYAKIYDQVTTDLYAAQTQLATDQAKLAEVRSNLATMSPEMSIERDLDLTVPNKIFALQQQRQDLLSRYLPSAQPVKDIDAQIASLQTMMSSGRGVGEATHKMGVNTVYQGLVTQKMDLEADMASVNGRMVLLQRQAIQVLEKLQGLSGLEAENSRLATERNTLQDNLKTLTQRIQENQAAQEMTKGSDDTVRVVEKASMPDRPKSLKRVVLILSFLFAGFTALCAGLLRVYTRKGFANADMAAKALDLPVLAQAKTKAA, encoded by the coding sequence ATGCACACTGAAGACGTGTGGGACGATGACGACGGCAAGGTTGTACCTTTGCGCCAGCGCCACGCAGGAATTTTACGTCGACAGAGGACATCCATGGCCGCCGAGGCAGGTAAATCAGGGGGAAACCGTATCATGCAGCTTGGGCTGGGCGATATCATTGCCCTGTTGCTGCGTGAACTGTGGCTGATGGCCCTTGTGTTCGGCGTTCTCTTCGGTCTCGGCGTCGCCGTCGCTTTTTCGATGTCATCGAGCTATACCGCCGGCGCCAGTCTTTTGATGCAGCTCGGCAAGAACTATGTCTATGAGCCGGTGGCCGGCGATGCGGCGCGCGGCGCCACCGCCACCATCGATCAGGTGGTGCAGTCCGAAGTCGAAATCCTCAACTCGACCGAACTGAAGCGCCGGGTGATCAACAAGCTCGGCTTCAAGATCATCCTGCCGTCCGCTCCCGGCTACTGGAACCCGCGCAATGACGCCGACAAGGCCGCGGCCGAAGCGGCGGCGCTCAAGGTCATGCAGGGCGGATTTGAAGCCACGACCGCGCCGCAGAACAATGTCGTGCGCCTGACCTTCAAGCATGAGGATGCGCAGGCCGCGTCGCTGATCCTCAACACCCTGATCGACGAGTACCAGTCCTATCGTCAGGAGGTCTATACCGACTCGACCGGCCCGGTGCTGCAGCGGCAGAAGGAGGCCTTTGATCAGCGTCTTGCCGAGGCTGATAACGCCTATCGCGCCTTTCTGGCGCAGAATGGCGTCGGCGATTACGATACGGCCAAGGCGACCTACGCCAAGATCTATGATCAGGTGACGACCGACCTCTATGCCGCCCAGACGCAACTGGCCACCGATCAGGCCAAGCTGGCCGAGGTGCGTTCTAATCTCGCCACGATGAGCCCCGAAATGAGCATCGAGCGCGACCTCGATCTCACGGTGCCCAACAAGATCTTCGCCTTGCAGCAGCAGCGTCAGGACCTGCTGTCGCGCTACCTGCCGAGCGCCCAGCCGGTGAAGGATATCGACGCGCAGATCGCTTCGCTGCAAACCATGATGAGCAGCGGGCGCGGCGTCGGCGAGGCCACGCACAAGATGGGCGTCAATACGGTCTATCAGGGGCTGGTGACGCAGAAGATGGACCTCGAAGCCGACATGGCCTCGGTCAATGGCCGCATGGTTTTGTTGCAGCGTCAGGCCATTCAGGTGCTGGAAAAGCTGCAGGGCTTAAGCGGTCTGGAGGCCGAGAACAGCCGCCTGGCCACCGAGCGCAACACCTTGCAGGACAACCTCAAGACCCTGACCCAGCGAATTCAGGAGAATCAGGCGGCGCAGGAAATGACCAAGGGCTCGGACGATACGGTGCGCGTGGTCGAAAAGGCCTCGATGCCGGACCGGCCCAAGAGCCTGAAGCGCGTTGTGCTGATCCTGTCGTTCCTGTTCGCCGGCTTCACCGCCCTGTGCGCCGGTCTGTTGCGCGTCTATACGCGCAAGGGGTTCGCCAATGCGGACATGGCCGCCAAGGCGCTGGACCTGCCGGTTCTGGCGCAGGCCAAGACCAAGGCGGCTTAG
- a CDS encoding transcriptional regulator, translated as MVDLTREMADLMSALGRPQSTQGRVLMFVSAYGGEGVSTVAREYARCEAAFARKPIWLIDTDLANQTQMHALTEDPERFGAAGALSQASPDGSVFFTLSPPGRDAGGAAVQDSHYLVARPFLGRRLWVTRFRQKNLAPGQRAKLFDQTTYWKALRQHTQTIVVDVPAADRSSAALQLAPHVDGIVMVVSENAGDVQARLDLKSDLEQAGGRLMGMVYNRASRIMGGATRRPLGRFAAL; from the coding sequence ATGGTTGATCTGACACGCGAAATGGCCGATCTGATGTCGGCGCTCGGCCGCCCGCAATCGACGCAGGGACGCGTGCTGATGTTTGTCTCGGCCTATGGCGGCGAGGGCGTCTCGACCGTGGCGCGCGAATATGCCCGCTGCGAAGCCGCCTTTGCGCGTAAGCCGATCTGGCTGATCGACACCGACCTGGCCAACCAGACCCAGATGCACGCCCTGACCGAAGATCCGGAGCGCTTTGGCGCCGCCGGTGCGCTCAGCCAGGCCTCGCCCGATGGCTCCGTCTTCTTCACCCTGTCGCCGCCCGGGCGCGATGCCGGCGGCGCGGCCGTGCAGGATTCGCACTATCTGGTGGCGCGGCCCTTTCTTGGCCGCCGCCTGTGGGTGACGCGCTTTCGTCAGAAGAACCTGGCGCCCGGCCAGCGCGCCAAGCTGTTTGACCAGACGACCTATTGGAAGGCCCTGCGCCAGCACACCCAGACCATCGTGGTCGATGTGCCGGCGGCGGACCGTTCCTCGGCAGCGCTGCAACTGGCGCCGCACGTTGACGGCATCGTCATGGTGGTCAGCGAAAACGCGGGCGATGTGCAGGCGCGTCTCGACCTCAAGAGCGATCTCGAACAGGCTGGCGGCCGGCTGATGGGCATGGTCTATAATCGCGCCAGCCGAATTATGGGCGGGGCGACGAGGCGGCCGCTCGGGCGGTTTGCGGCCCTTTGA
- a CDS encoding O-antigen ligase: MRRGVSEAISDFWPGVKDDWADSWFSLLCGVAVLYVFSQAWLAPLFGYSTNQASSGAMIRNFYYPFYLAGAALAAICWRQMFNALWRTPLMLTLLALCGLSYLWSIDPSGTLRRMIALIMTMVAGYALAARFSWQKLTEVVALAFTIMMLMSAFLAIFLPHLGRMQELFPGAWRGVWLEKNNLGSCMSIGFVAAAAAALHNPRRRLFWWSMAAGMAALTLLSQSKTSLLCLLVGLSGIVFIYLARRGPVLGILLTWLALTGLLALAGFIIYAPDHLFLLLGKDPTLTGRIYIWDGIARVMEARPMLGYGYGVVWTDEGDYAPLAKITAVAGFRAYHAHSCWYEIWLGLGMVGLVVWALVFAETCFKALFRTWRGDGGYFGLPMLAIYGLSSLTESMALSWNDLRWCLFVMVLVKMSLPTDEDSRDFAGKLRLR, encoded by the coding sequence TTGAGGCGCGGCGTTTCCGAGGCAATCTCTGATTTCTGGCCGGGCGTAAAGGACGACTGGGCCGATAGCTGGTTCTCGCTGCTGTGTGGCGTCGCGGTGCTTTACGTCTTCTCGCAGGCCTGGCTGGCCCCTCTGTTTGGTTACAGCACCAACCAGGCGTCCTCCGGCGCGATGATCCGCAACTTCTATTATCCCTTCTATCTGGCTGGCGCGGCTTTGGCTGCTATCTGCTGGCGGCAGATGTTCAATGCCCTGTGGCGCACGCCGCTGATGCTCACCCTGCTGGCCCTCTGTGGCCTGTCCTACCTGTGGTCGATCGACCCGAGCGGCACGCTGCGGCGTATGATCGCCCTGATCATGACCATGGTGGCGGGCTATGCGCTGGCGGCGCGCTTTAGCTGGCAAAAGCTGACCGAGGTGGTGGCATTAGCCTTCACGATCATGATGCTGATGTCGGCCTTTCTGGCGATCTTCCTGCCGCATCTGGGGCGGATGCAGGAGCTTTTTCCCGGCGCGTGGCGCGGGGTGTGGCTGGAAAAGAACAATCTCGGTTCGTGCATGTCGATCGGCTTTGTGGCGGCGGCCGCGGCGGCGCTGCACAATCCGCGACGGCGCCTGTTCTGGTGGAGCATGGCGGCGGGGATGGCGGCCCTGACCCTGTTGTCGCAATCCAAGACCTCGCTTCTGTGCCTGCTGGTGGGCCTGAGCGGCATCGTCTTTATCTATCTGGCGCGGCGCGGGCCGGTGCTCGGCATCCTGCTCACCTGGCTGGCCCTGACCGGATTGCTGGCGCTGGCGGGCTTCATCATCTATGCGCCCGATCACCTGTTTCTGCTGCTCGGCAAGGACCCGACCCTGACCGGCCGGATCTATATCTGGGATGGCATCGCGCGGGTGATGGAGGCGCGGCCGATGCTCGGTTATGGCTATGGCGTGGTGTGGACTGACGAGGGCGATTACGCGCCGCTGGCCAAGATCACCGCCGTTGCCGGTTTTCGCGCCTATCACGCCCATTCGTGCTGGTATGAAATCTGGCTTGGGCTCGGCATGGTCGGGCTGGTGGTGTGGGCGCTGGTGTTCGCCGAGACCTGCTTTAAGGCGCTGTTTCGCACCTGGCGCGGCGATGGCGGCTATTTCGGCCTGCCGATGCTGGCGATCTACGGCCTGTCGAGCCTGACCGAGAGCATGGCGCTGAGCTGGAACGACCTGCGCTGGTGCCTGTTCGTCATGGTGCTGGTCAAGATGTCCCTGCCGACAGACGAGGACAGTCGTGATTTCGCCGGCAAACTGCGCTTAAGATAG
- a CDS encoding sel1 repeat family protein — translation MINTIQTEVEFKAIPLPTADMGGDELFRLGMMYSTGQGGAPVDLISAHMMFNLASMRGSLEAQVYRRELSREMDREDIAEAQKAARQWIDAGRIGYAA, via the coding sequence ATGATCAACACGATCCAAACTGAAGTAGAGTTCAAGGCCATCCCGCTCCCGACCGCCGACATGGGCGGTGACGAGTTGTTCAGGCTGGGCATGATGTATTCGACCGGCCAGGGTGGCGCTCCCGTCGATCTGATCTCGGCGCACATGATGTTCAACCTGGCCTCGATGCGCGGTTCGCTGGAAGCCCAGGTCTATCGCCGCGAACTGTCGCGCGAAATGGACCGTGAAGATATCGCCGAAGCGCAAAAGGCCGCCCGCCAGTGGATCGATGCCGGCCGCATTGGTTACGCAGCTTAA
- a CDS encoding RcnB family protein — MNSKFAKMAASGLALGLILSLSAAPQMANAERPREDRQESNSGSNRQPRGERQQAARPAESRPAPQPRATPPQRDTSAPRGDRGNTGGDRVDRGDRGGDRGDRGNGGGRNSEVWQGGNRPGQQQGGNPGGDRGNNGGQQGGGRGDHNGNGGQPGGDRGDRGNHNGGWDRDRDRGHNGGWDRDRDRDRDGGWNRGGGRHHFDYRGDRRFRGYSGVRFGFYFAPNHGYYRVPNQWYGHRWTSGEYLPDYFFSYRIYDYMSYGLPTPPYDCAYFFVGQDVVLVDLSSGEIIDVFYDVY; from the coding sequence ATGAACAGCAAGTTCGCAAAAATGGCCGCCTCCGGCCTGGCGCTTGGACTTATTTTGAGCCTTTCCGCGGCCCCGCAGATGGCAAATGCCGAACGCCCACGCGAAGACCGCCAGGAAAGCAACAGCGGCAGCAACCGCCAGCCGCGCGGCGAACGTCAGCAAGCCGCCCGTCCGGCGGAAAGCCGCCCGGCCCCTCAGCCGCGCGCAACGCCGCCGCAACGCGATACCAGCGCACCGCGCGGCGATCGCGGCAACACTGGCGGTGATCGCGTGGATCGTGGAGACAGAGGAGGCGACCGGGGTGATCGTGGCAATGGCGGAGGACGCAACAGCGAGGTCTGGCAGGGTGGCAACCGTCCCGGTCAGCAACAAGGCGGCAATCCCGGTGGCGACCGTGGTAACAACGGTGGCCAGCAAGGCGGCGGACGCGGCGATCATAATGGTAACGGTGGCCAACCCGGCGGCGATCGCGGCGATCGCGGCAACCACAATGGCGGCTGGGATCGCGACCGCGACCGGGGCCATAATGGCGGCTGGGATCGTGACCGTGATCGTGATCGCGACGGCGGCTGGAACCGCGGCGGCGGGCGTCATCATTTTGACTACCGCGGCGATCGTCGCTTCCGTGGCTACAGCGGCGTGCGCTTCGGCTTCTACTTCGCGCCGAACCACGGCTATTACCGCGTGCCGAACCAATGGTACGGTCACCGCTGGACGAGCGGAGAATATCTGCCGGACTACTTCTTCTCGTACCGCATCTACGACTACATGTCCTATGGCCTGCCGACACCGCCGTATGACTGCGCCTACTTCTTCGTCGGTCAGGATGTCGTTCTGGTCGATCTGTCGAGTGGCGAAATCATCGATGTGTTCTACGACGTTTATTAA